A genome region from Hevea brasiliensis isolate MT/VB/25A 57/8 chromosome 7, ASM3005281v1, whole genome shotgun sequence includes the following:
- the LOC110632467 gene encoding transcription factor bHLH162-like codes for MEMGQSSSRTAMLRSTSSTKTERKVIEQNRRNQMKTLFSNLNSLLPKQSSKEALPLPDQVDEAINYIKSVKEKLKKYKEKKESLSGRKRSFSNCTRSFESTSTSRAPQLEIREMGFSLQIVLISGVDNQFIFYEIIRILHDEGVEIASASFSVSGNSIYHVVHAQMRESDFSFGAAKVTERLNRFINGSTSELELEPELWDFNDLNPETWAF; via the exons ATGGAGATGGGTCAATCTTCTTCAAGAACTGCTATGCTTCGTTCTACTTCTTCAACAAAGACAGAAAGAAAGGTCATAGAGCAAAATAGAAGAAATCAAATGAAGACCCTCTTCTCCAACCTTAATTCTCTCCTTCCTAAACAAAGTTCCaag GAAGCATTGCCACTGCCTGATCAGGTAGATGAAGCTATAAACTACATAAAGAGTGTAAAGGAAAAGTTGAAGAAatacaaggaaaagaaagaaagcttATCAGGCAGAAAAAGATCGTTTTCTAATTGCACCCGTTCTTTTGAATCTACGTCAACTTCAAGAGCACCTCAATTAGAAATCCGAGAAATGGGTTTTTCTCTGCAGATAGTTTTGATAAGTGGGGTAGATAATCAGTTCATTTTCTATGAGATCATTCGCATTCTGCACGATGAAGGTGTAGAAATcgctagtgctagtttttcagtTTCTGGCAATTCAATTTATCATGTAGTTCATGCACAG ATGAGGGAATCTGATTTCAGTTTTGGAGCTGCAAAAGTGACTGAGAGACTGAACAGGTTTATCAACGGATCAACGAGTGAATTAGAATTAGAACCAGAGTTATGGGACTTTAATGATCTTAATCCTGAGACATGGGCATTCTGA